One segment of Neobacillus endophyticus DNA contains the following:
- a CDS encoding CoA transferase subunit A: MIEMQILVVKVVRMAEIISIEKAVNLVEDGMTVMIGGFLGVGAPENLIAALIEKDVKSLTIITNDTAFPNKGAGKLIVNKQARKVIASHIGTNPEAGRQMNSNELEVTLIPQGTLAEQIRCAGSGLGGILTPTGIGTEVEKGKQILLVENQEYLLETPIRADVALIRGSIVDKAGNVFYNYSTRNFNPLMAAAADLVIVGAEKIVETGDLDPNMVMTPGIFVDYIVGGEK, from the coding sequence ATGATTGAAATGCAAATATTGGTTGTGAAGGTGGTACGTATGGCTGAAATCATAAGTATTGAAAAGGCAGTTAACTTGGTGGAAGACGGCATGACGGTCATGATTGGCGGTTTCTTGGGAGTCGGTGCACCGGAGAATTTAATTGCTGCCTTAATCGAAAAAGATGTAAAAAGTTTAACGATTATCACGAATGATACGGCCTTTCCTAATAAAGGGGCAGGAAAACTGATTGTAAACAAACAAGCAAGAAAGGTCATAGCCTCCCATATTGGGACAAATCCGGAAGCAGGAAGGCAAATGAATAGTAACGAGCTGGAAGTTACATTAATCCCACAAGGTACATTAGCTGAACAGATCAGATGTGCAGGTTCGGGGCTAGGAGGAATTCTAACTCCTACCGGTATCGGTACAGAGGTGGAAAAAGGAAAGCAAATCTTATTAGTCGAAAACCAAGAATATTTATTGGAAACGCCGATTAGGGCTGATGTAGCTTTAATCAGAGGTTCTATTGTAGACAAAGCGGGGAATGTATTCTATAACTATTCGACCAGAAATTTTAATCCCTTGATGGCCGCTGCTGCAGATCTTGTCATCGTTGGGGCAGAGAAAATAGTGGAAACGGGAGACTTGGATCCTAATATGGTTATGACTCCTGGGATCTTTGTAGATTACATTGTAGGCGGTGAGAAATAA
- a CDS encoding GTP cyclohydrolase II: protein MSQLKFDTKILSILEDKIQLIKTEKGAIYLVGPIRLPVNLYGETVIFKWYCWLNCNEVTEDFERIIEKLSSVNLAELQQSSVLVYGDFEYGDDAIIRMHSICHTGDIFGSKRCDCGYQLKQSMKMIVDHGTGALFYLANHEGRGIGLFSKAMAYILQENGYDTVEANQALGFVDDSRNYSDAIQVLKALRSKPVTLITNNPKKLAALKHAGLPVSGRESLWGDISEYNEKYLQTKINRSGHLKDEGTCPHD, encoded by the coding sequence ATGTCTCAATTAAAATTTGATACAAAAATACTTTCGATATTAGAAGATAAAATCCAATTAATCAAAACGGAAAAAGGAGCTATTTATTTAGTTGGTCCGATTCGGCTTCCCGTTAATTTATATGGGGAAACAGTAATCTTTAAGTGGTATTGCTGGCTGAACTGCAATGAGGTGACAGAGGACTTTGAACGGATTATTGAGAAATTGTCCTCTGTTAACTTAGCGGAACTCCAGCAATCAAGTGTTTTAGTCTATGGCGACTTTGAATATGGGGATGATGCCATCATTAGAATGCATTCCATTTGCCATACAGGCGATATTTTTGGCAGCAAGCGCTGTGATTGCGGATACCAATTAAAACAATCAATGAAAATGATTGTAGATCACGGAACCGGGGCGTTGTTTTATTTGGCAAACCATGAAGGCAGGGGCATCGGATTATTCAGTAAAGCTATGGCCTATATCCTTCAGGAAAATGGATATGATACGGTTGAAGCAAACCAAGCACTTGGTTTTGTTGACGATTCAAGAAATTATAGTGATGCCATTCAGGTACTTAAAGCATTGCGATCCAAGCCGGTCACACTCATTACGAACAATCCGAAAAAATTGGCCGCATTGAAACATGCCGGACTCCCTGTTTCAGGAAGAGAATCATTATGGGGAGATATATCCGAATATAATGAGAAATATCTTCAAACGAAAATCAATCGGTCGGGTCATTTAAAAGATGAAGGAACATGTCCACATGACTAA
- the ald gene encoding alanine dehydrogenase: MFIGVPKEIKNNENRVALTPAGVVSLINAGHQVLVEKNAGIGSGFADEDYAKAGAQIIESAEQVWAQSNMIMKVKEPLTSEYSYFRPGLILFTYLHLAAEPALAQALKDKGVIAIAYETVSVNRTLPLLTPMSEVAGRMAPQIGAQFLQKNNGGLGILLAGVPGVNRGKVTIIGGGIVGTNAAKMAFGLGADVTIIDLSADRLRQLDDIFGNQVKTLMSNPFNIAEAVKEADLLIGAVLIPGAKAPKLVTEEMVKSMKPGSVIVDVAIDQGGIVETNDHVTTHDNPTYEKYGVIHYSVANMPGAVPRTSTIALTNVTVPYALQIANKGVYKAITENPALKLGVNVANGEITYEAVANDLDYTYVTVEKALEKELSALS, translated from the coding sequence ATGTTTATTGGAGTACCTAAAGAAATTAAAAATAATGAAAATCGTGTAGCTCTTACACCTGCAGGAGTAGTCTCTTTAATCAATGCCGGACATCAAGTATTAGTAGAAAAGAACGCCGGAATTGGAAGCGGTTTCGCTGATGAAGATTATGCAAAAGCTGGTGCACAGATTATTGAAAGCGCAGAGCAAGTTTGGGCACAATCTAATATGATTATGAAAGTAAAAGAACCACTTACAAGTGAATATTCATATTTCCGTCCAGGATTAATTTTATTTACTTATTTACACCTTGCAGCAGAACCAGCTTTGGCGCAGGCCCTTAAAGATAAAGGCGTTATTGCCATTGCCTATGAAACTGTTTCTGTTAATAGAACATTGCCTCTATTAACTCCAATGAGTGAAGTTGCTGGACGCATGGCACCGCAAATTGGCGCACAATTTCTGCAAAAGAATAACGGCGGCCTTGGCATTCTTCTTGCTGGTGTACCAGGTGTGAATCGCGGTAAAGTAACCATTATCGGCGGTGGTATTGTTGGTACAAATGCAGCTAAAATGGCTTTCGGCTTAGGTGCTGACGTTACCATCATTGATTTAAGTGCTGATCGTCTTCGCCAACTTGATGATATTTTCGGAAACCAAGTCAAAACATTAATGTCCAATCCATTTAACATTGCTGAAGCGGTTAAAGAAGCAGACCTTTTAATCGGTGCGGTTCTTATCCCTGGCGCAAAAGCTCCAAAACTAGTAACAGAAGAAATGGTGAAATCAATGAAACCAGGCTCTGTCATTGTTGACGTTGCTATAGATCAAGGCGGTATTGTAGAAACAAACGACCATGTTACTACTCACGACAATCCAACATATGAAAAATACGGAGTCATTCACTACTCTGTTGCCAATATGCCTGGAGCTGTTCCTAGAACATCAACTATCGCGTTAACAAATGTGACGGTCCCATACGCATTACAAATCGCCAATAAAGGTGTTTACAAAGCCATCACCGAAAATCCTGCATTAAAACTTGGTGTGAACGTGGCAAATGGAGAAATCACGTATGAAGCTGTTGCAAATGATCTTGATTACACATATGTAACTGTTGAAAAAGCATTAGAAAAAGAACTTTCAGCCCTTTCATAA
- the ribD gene encoding bifunctional diaminohydroxyphosphoribosylaminopyrimidine deaminase/5-amino-6-(5-phosphoribosylamino)uracil reductase RibD, with protein sequence MTNHEFYMDLALKTAQAMKGQTDPNPLVGAVIVNENRIVGIGAHLKAGEPHAEIHALRMAGEKAKGGTIYVTLEPCSHHGRTGPCAVALVEAGIKTVVIATLDPNPVVSGNGVKILKDAGIEVVVGIREQESQRMNEVFNKFIVQKKPFVTMKAGSTLDGKIATHSFDSKWITSEGSRRDVHQLRSENMAILVGVNTVIKDDPELTARIPNGRNPIRIILDSTLKIPMESKVITDKLAETWIFTSKRYDPKKREALQSQGIKVFHTTGDVKVDPNEVLQIVGENLISSVFIEGGGTIHAAFLENQLIDKVILYVAPKLLGGKDAPTFLEGTGVDKMRDAVELDNVEVEKIGNDFKFSGYPSYLK encoded by the coding sequence ATGACTAATCATGAATTTTATATGGATTTGGCACTTAAAACAGCCCAAGCCATGAAAGGGCAGACAGATCCAAATCCTTTAGTAGGTGCAGTTATTGTAAATGAAAACCGAATTGTTGGCATTGGTGCTCATTTAAAGGCAGGTGAGCCGCATGCAGAAATCCATGCACTAAGAATGGCAGGAGAAAAGGCAAAAGGCGGCACCATTTATGTCACACTTGAACCGTGTTCCCATCATGGAAGAACCGGCCCATGCGCTGTTGCCTTAGTCGAGGCAGGCATTAAAACGGTAGTGATTGCAACACTTGATCCAAATCCTGTCGTATCAGGAAATGGTGTCAAGATTTTAAAAGATGCCGGAATTGAAGTTGTTGTTGGAATCCGTGAACAAGAATCGCAAAGGATGAATGAGGTTTTTAATAAATTCATCGTTCAGAAAAAGCCATTTGTGACCATGAAGGCTGGTTCCACTTTGGACGGGAAAATTGCTACCCATTCATTTGATAGTAAATGGATTACCTCCGAGGGATCGAGAAGGGACGTTCACCAGCTAAGAAGTGAAAATATGGCGATCCTTGTCGGGGTCAATACGGTTATTAAAGATGACCCGGAATTGACTGCGAGAATTCCAAACGGCAGGAATCCGATTCGAATCATTTTGGATTCCACTTTAAAAATACCAATGGAATCAAAGGTTATAACAGACAAGCTTGCCGAAACATGGATTTTTACAAGCAAAAGGTATGATCCCAAAAAGAGAGAAGCATTACAGTCTCAGGGCATAAAAGTTTTTCATACAACTGGTGATGTAAAAGTTGATCCTAATGAGGTTTTGCAAATAGTAGGCGAAAATCTTATTTCCTCCGTTTTTATTGAAGGTGGGGGAACAATCCACGCTGCGTTTCTGGAAAATCAATTAATTGATAAAGTGATCTTGTATGTTGCCCCCAAATTGCTGGGAGGAAAAGATGCACCAACATTTCTTGAAGGTACTGGAGTAGATAAAATGCGGGATGCTGTGGAACTAGATAATGTAGAGGTTGAAAAAATCGGAAATGATTTTAAATTTAGCGGGTATCCATCTTATTTAAAATAG
- a CDS encoding ABC transporter ATP-binding protein, translating into MKSIKLYAKFVKPYWKLVLITLIIGMIKFGIPLTLPLIMKYAVDSIILAKISTGHKLLQLTYVIAGAFVLFTIIRYPVEYYRQYFAQEITSKILYDIRNGLYSHLQRLSLRFYQNNKTGEIISRVMNDVEQTKNLVETGMMNIWLDMFTLMIALAFMFTLNVKLTFVSIAILPFYAIAVKKLYKRLKLLTKQRSQALADVQSYLHERVAGMPVVKSFTLEDYDQNQFDIRNKGFLSRAMAVTGWNALTNAIINTLTDIAPLLVIAYGGYIVITGDISLGTFVAFFGYLDRIYNPLRRLVNSSTLLTQATASLDRVLELWNQPYDVIDKPDASRLTNVTGEIHFQNTWFRYDQESDWILKDINLTIAPGNTVALVGMSGGGKSSLISLIPRFYNAEKGKILIDGIDISDVTQQSLRSHIGLVFQDSILFSGTIRENILLGRPEASEEEVAAAAIAANAHDFITNLPNGYDTEIGEKGVKLSGGQKQRISIARVFLKNPRILILDEATSALDLESEALIQESLDKLAKNRTTIIIAHRLSTITGVDQIIFIKDGKILETGTHEELMKQKGLYEHLFNIQNLDQPDSDLVVRAGLE; encoded by the coding sequence ATGAAAAGTATAAAACTATATGCAAAGTTTGTTAAACCATATTGGAAGCTTGTCCTTATTACTCTGATTATTGGGATGATAAAGTTTGGGATTCCTTTAACACTTCCCTTGATCATGAAATATGCGGTAGATTCCATTATCCTTGCTAAAATTTCAACAGGACATAAACTGCTTCAGCTAACGTATGTTATTGCCGGTGCATTTGTACTATTTACCATCATTCGCTATCCCGTTGAATATTACCGCCAATATTTCGCCCAAGAAATAACGAGCAAAATATTATATGATATCCGTAATGGACTATACAGCCATCTGCAAAGGCTGTCCCTCCGGTTCTATCAAAACAATAAAACTGGCGAGATTATTTCCCGTGTGATGAATGATGTGGAACAAACAAAGAACCTTGTCGAAACAGGAATGATGAACATTTGGCTAGACATGTTCACATTAATGATCGCCCTAGCTTTTATGTTTACACTAAATGTGAAGCTTACATTCGTCTCCATTGCTATTCTGCCTTTCTATGCCATCGCTGTGAAAAAATTATACAAACGGTTGAAATTATTAACAAAGCAGCGATCCCAAGCTCTGGCAGATGTCCAGTCTTATTTGCATGAAAGGGTTGCCGGGATGCCGGTTGTTAAAAGCTTTACACTTGAGGATTATGATCAAAATCAGTTTGATATCAGGAACAAAGGTTTCCTGAGCAGGGCCATGGCTGTTACAGGATGGAACGCTTTAACAAATGCGATCATAAATACGTTGACAGATATTGCCCCATTGCTAGTCATTGCTTATGGGGGATATATAGTCATAACAGGCGATATTTCTTTAGGAACCTTTGTGGCCTTTTTCGGCTACCTGGATCGGATTTACAATCCTTTACGCAGGTTAGTCAACTCATCCACCTTGCTAACACAAGCGACGGCTTCCCTTGATCGGGTATTGGAACTGTGGAATCAGCCCTATGATGTCATTGATAAACCTGATGCATCACGGCTCACTAATGTAACAGGTGAAATTCACTTCCAAAATACTTGGTTCCGCTATGACCAAGAATCAGATTGGATTTTGAAAGATATTAATTTAACAATTGCACCTGGAAATACGGTCGCATTAGTCGGTATGAGTGGTGGCGGAAAATCGTCTCTCATCAGTTTGATCCCGCGTTTTTATAATGCTGAAAAAGGAAAGATTTTGATCGACGGAATTGACATTAGTGATGTGACACAGCAAAGTCTGAGAAGTCATATTGGGTTAGTTTTTCAGGATAGCATCCTTTTCAGCGGTACGATTCGCGAAAATATTTTATTGGGAAGGCCTGAAGCATCAGAAGAAGAAGTAGCAGCCGCCGCAATTGCAGCAAATGCTCATGATTTCATCACCAATCTGCCAAATGGATATGATACAGAAATTGGCGAAAAAGGTGTTAAGTTATCTGGAGGCCAAAAACAAAGAATTTCCATTGCACGAGTTTTTCTTAAAAACCCAAGAATCTTAATACTTGATGAAGCAACATCGGCATTGGATTTGGAATCGGAAGCACTGATCCAGGAATCACTCGATAAATTAGCGAAAAACAGAACGACGATTATTATTGCTCACCGATTATCCACGATTACTGGCGTCGATCAAATTATCTTTATTAAAGATGGTAAAATCTTAGAAACAGGAACCCATGAGGAACTCATGAAACAAAAAGGATTGTATGAACATTTGTTTAATATCCAAAATTTAGATCAACCTGATTCCGACCTCGTGGTGAGAGCCGGTCTGGAATAG
- a CDS encoding 3-oxoacid CoA-transferase subunit B — protein MDSKTAKQIIAKRIAKELKDGDVVNLGIGIPTLVADYVNPDVNIIFHSENGFVGLGPSPQPGKEHKDIVNASGQLASIQKGAAFFDSALSFGIIRGGHVDVTVLGALEVDEKGNLANYIIPGKLVPGMGGAMDLVTGAKKVIIAMLHTANGAPKILKECSLPLTGKGKVDLIVTDMAVIEVTPNGLLLKEMAPGVSLKDILEKTKADLMISEELNATVV, from the coding sequence ATGGATAGTAAAACTGCCAAACAAATCATCGCCAAAAGGATTGCGAAAGAATTAAAAGATGGTGATGTTGTTAATTTAGGTATAGGGATCCCGACATTAGTGGCGGATTATGTTAATCCCGATGTCAATATCATTTTCCATTCAGAAAATGGTTTTGTAGGATTGGGACCATCACCTCAACCGGGAAAAGAGCATAAAGATATCGTTAATGCCAGTGGCCAACTTGCATCGATTCAAAAAGGTGCAGCCTTTTTTGATAGCGCTTTATCATTTGGAATTATTCGCGGTGGCCATGTAGATGTAACGGTTCTTGGCGCGTTAGAAGTCGATGAAAAGGGCAATTTGGCGAATTATATCATTCCTGGAAAACTGGTTCCAGGGATGGGCGGAGCGATGGATTTAGTAACCGGAGCCAAAAAAGTGATCATCGCCATGTTGCATACGGCAAATGGAGCTCCTAAAATTCTGAAGGAGTGTAGCCTGCCATTGACAGGAAAAGGGAAGGTAGATCTAATTGTTACCGATATGGCGGTAATCGAGGTAACACCTAATGGCTTGCTTCTAAAGGAGATGGCACCAGGAGTATCACTGAAGGATATCCTAGAAAAAACAAAAGCCGATTTAATGATTAGTGAAGAATTAAATGCGACCGTAGTATAG